The nucleotide sequence aaccTACTtacaaattatagataatgTGTTTGTAcgcatgcatatatatatatatatatatatatatatatatatatatatatatatatatatatatattctaaactTTCCAGATCACTGTTGTTAATTATCACAGTTGTGTAATACATTACGAGTTATTTTCAGaagattatatttgtaataaataaaagctagtctttttttttctacgcccatttactttaatataaaagaaactgTAAACGAAAatgttaagtaaaaaaaatgtaccaTGTTTGCAgacaaataaaactttaatgcTTCCTATATTGATTCCGTATTCACTTGAAGATCTCGAGAATAAGCGTTATTTCgtgattttgtattttttgcgAGTCGTTCTGCAGCTACATACTTCAAAATTCTTTTGCGTTGTGACGCCTGAATTGAGTTGAGAATCGCTATCAGCCGGAACGTCTAAgctatcatttttatttagttgcaGACTAAGCACAGACTTTGCACtattatgttttcttttccttGAAACAGTTGAAACAGTCGGAACGACAGTCGGCTTTGTGGTCGACTTTGCTACAAATATCGTTTCTGGCCCTTGCACTTGCAATATAGTGTTCGACAAACTAATgggaaatttaaataattgcagtAGGCGAGTTCGCAGTAGCTGGTATTCGGCGCTCTCCGTTTGCGCAGGTCGAGAATTTGTCGTTGTTGGTTCTGGGTTTTGCTCATTTCCGAACTCATATTGTTGACCAGATTCGTTCTGATAGTCGTACAGTAATTTCCAAAGGAGCAAATTCTTCCAACCTAATAAAGTCGCTTGATTCGGCAGAATTACATTACTCGTGTCCCCTTTTTCAGCGTCTTCATTAACACTGGTAGTTTCCTTCGACTTATTCGATTGTTCGTGATCTTCCAAACTCGCATTCGGTCTACTACATTCCGGTGAAGCTTTACTTGAAGGGCTTTCTTTAGCAAACGAGAAGATGCACTTcaatgatttatataaatccaCATCTTGTTGGTCACAATCATGGTAATCACTTATTAAAAACTGaccaaatttgtaaaattgcaTCTCTTCCTCGACACTGAGAAAAGGAAGTATAGAGTTAGTTACAGAGAAATGTGTAGGGATatcaataagaaatttttcgttGAAACCTAAATCGTAGTCTATAgatgtgtttttaattttactctttttgGTCTTTAGTGTCCTTACGTATCCTTCAAATGGAAGTGGCGGTATAAAGAAATCATTTTCACTATCTTCTGATTGACCGAACATTTGCgttctaaatttttctattagttCATCATTCTGCAGTCTGTTATTTACCATGTTCATGTGTTCttttaaagaaactaaatattgtttttctcTGTTATTCAATTGTACataattcagaaaattaaGATCCGGCATATCAAGATTGGCGTTTAACAATGTCAAtgtgttgtataattttttcgtgtcgcgcgcAAGCTGTTCGGTATCGTCAAGTTCTTcagaattattacatttaattgaaAGTGGCAGACAAAAAGTTTCATACAGTCTTAATTGAATATCATAAATCTGTACAGTGTGTTGTTGCCTGTCCTGTAAGTATTTCCTGTATGCGAGTTTATtgtgcatttttaacatactACTGgacatcttatttttattatttattgatattttcctGCCGGGGAACATAATATACGGTCTAGGTATACTTTCGAGACTGACACCTTTCTGTACGTATTTCAGTAACGCGGTATATCGATGTCGCACTTGTGTTCTTGACTTGTCGGAAAAATACGTGGCTATCTTGGACCAAttgttattgtattttatgtacagATTAATTAACGCCACGTCATCGTTGACCGTCCATAGATTTGAACATTTTTCCAACACCGTGCGGTAACGCTGTTGGAGTTGTATCGAGGTTCGATGCGGCATTACGGCGCTTGAGATTTTAGGGAAGTCCGTGCCGTATCTCTGCACCGCTTTCATGAGAGTCGACGTTTCCACGACGGTGAATCTACCTTTTCTCAAATGCGGCGATTTCCTGTACATCCACCGTACGTAAATTTGTTGCTTGGTTCTGTGCCGCATGTGATTGGCGAGCTCGAACCAGGGAATGTAGTCACCGACGCGGACCGCTTCTATAACTTTTGCGATATGTCTATCCTCCTGCTTGGTCCAAGGACGCCCGGACGACGGCACTTTCTTAATAGTGTTATATCTAATGAAACATTGGTACGCGCTACGATTTGTCCCTAGCTTCCGCGTAATAGCGTCCCAATCTTGACACTTAAATTCTCTCGTATACTTCAGTAGTTTACCATCCTCCGCGCTCGTCCATTCATCCTTCCTGAACTCGGGATGCAGGTAGACATTCCACATAGCTCGGCATTCAACCGGTGTATGCCTATTGTCGAAATCCATGACAGAGATTTTATACCAGTCGAACTCTCTCTCGCCGACCGCTCCCACCATCTCGTTAAAATTTCTGGGGATCACCAATTTAGTTTTATCGTCGATCTCTTCGTTGAATTCTCCGCACAGTACCGATTCGATAGCTTGATTGTTTATGGCGTTTAAAAGCGTTTCTCTGTCCTTTCCTGACCAACGGCACGTCCTGCTCAAAGACGGCAGGAACAACTCGCCACGGGCCTCCTTCAACTTGGTGTCGTAATTCTTGGGAGCGCTGAAGTAATTCTTGTCCTTGAAATATGGCATACCGGCGTTGATGATCGTCAATTTGTTACCGTAGCTCGACTCATCCTTGGCCTTCGTTATTTTCTCGTCCAACAGCTTTATTTTCTGCTCGCACTCCTCCAACAATGCGGTCAATTTCCTCTTGGTTATTGTCAAGCCCGTGATCAACTTCGTATTAATCTCGTAAGCGTTCAGAGATTTGTCGATATGCCGATTCGTACAGAGATAGTCGACGTAGTCATCGTTGTTAGAGTCCTCGGCGTCCGATGACGCGTCAGATTGCTGGTTGCTAACACATTGTTGcaatttctctctcgcggACAAGGCTAAAGCTTCATCCAGAGCCTTGATATCGGCCAGAATATCCAAGTCGTCACCTTCGCTCATGATGAATGAAGATGTATGCTTCTTATCTACCTTTCGATTGCTGTGGCAAATAAATCAAACGATATACAATGTATCAGATTAGAGATTTGGCAGACAAAATATAGAGACTTACATATACAGATTCCTACAATCACAAATGCCCAAAGGAATAAGGTCCGAGTCCTCGAAAAGTTCTCTCATGCAACGTTGAACTATGAAACAGCAACACCGGATGCATCATAAGAAAAATCGACGAACAAAAGCAAACGTTTCTCTTTTGTGCCTCTCCCACACTGTGGAAAACAACAATAGACATTGAAAATTGACAATCTAATATgccgtttaataaaattgaaagagtTAAAGGACGAACTTACCTAGCTCTCAATTGAGCGAGAAGACAAAGTACCGTTGCTATCCTCAGAGAGTCTCCTTGCGCGTCGCGCaacaattataacaatataacgATATTGTCAAACGAAACGAGATCCCAGAGTCATCGCCCCACTTCATCGCCTCACTTCATTAGCGCTTGCTCGCTCGTAGCTACGAGTCACCGTGACAGAACAGAAGCACGAATGTCTCTCTTCCTTCCGCTCTAACGAACACGTTGAACACCCATCTCTCCTCATCCCACTATTTTTCCTCCAGACGAAGCAGGCACAGCGAAGCGTCGCTCGCAGGTCACAGGTCACACGTTGCAGCCGTTGCAGGGCAACAAATCACGCGCACGCCAAGCGGCGCAGGTGTAGCAGACGCCGTGGTTGGTCGCTCAGTCGCGTATACACGTCTCGTCACAGCGAGTCCAGCGAGACCGTGTCGACGCCCGGTCGACCGTGATTGTTGTCCAGGTGGTGCGGTTTATCGACAAAACAAAGAAACATCGGGAGATGGACGGGACGCCGTTCGAGAGACGCTCGTCGCGTTAATTCGTCGGCGTCTCGCGGGTGACTCGCTTCAAACGGCTCGTTCTTCCGGTTCCTACGGAAAAATTGATATGTGAACATCGCGAACGGAAATTTAACGGTCCCGACGCGCGCTATCGCCGGCGTGGAGAAGTGATCCAGAGCGGGAACACTGAAAATTCATACTTGGCAGTCTCGGGGACTCGGGGGAGCTTCCGAATAAAGGTGAACGTTCTGCTGCGTCGCAGATACAAAACACGAGCGTGCGAAGCTCGGTCACGTGGTCCCGCGGTGACGTAACGCCGTCCAGAAGGTGAAGGGAACGCGGCGTTTTCGAGTCGAGGACTCGTCTCGAGGGTTTTTCAACGCCCGTTCCCTCGTTTTGCTTCTCTATCCGACGATCTCGACGCCGATGAGAGGGAAGGATCCTCGTACGACGCGATCCGAGCTTTCCGCGCGCGGCCCGATCTCGCGGACGACGGCGCCACGGTAGCCGGTTGGCGCGCGACGCCGAGCGGCGAGGAACCGGAGCAACGGACCACGGCGTTTTGACATTCGGCCGGAAGTAGCGCACATATGTTTCCGACGTCGCCGCTGCGGAGGCGCGGCTGCGCAGTCGGCCCGCGGCCCGAATATGTCGACCGAGGAGCGGCGGCGGA is from Temnothorax longispinosus isolate EJ_2023e chromosome 10, Tlon_JGU_v1, whole genome shotgun sequence and encodes:
- the Pbp95 gene encoding uncharacterized protein Pbp95, with translation MRELFEDSDLIPLGICDCRNLYINRKVDKKHTSSFIMSEGDDLDILADIKALDEALALSAREKLQQCVSNQQSDASSDAEDSNNDDYVDYLCTNRHIDKSLNAYEINTKLITGLTITKRKLTALLEECEQKIKLLDEKITKAKDESSYGNKLTIINAGMPYFKDKNYFSAPKNYDTKLKEARGELFLPSLSRTCRWSGKDRETLLNAINNQAIESVLCGEFNEEIDDKTKLVIPRNFNEMVGAVGEREFDWYKISVMDFDNRHTPVECRAMWNVYLHPEFRKDEWTSAEDGKLLKYTREFKCQDWDAITRKLGTNRSAYQCFIRYNTIKKVPSSGRPWTKQEDRHIAKVIEAVRVGDYIPWFELANHMRHRTKQQIYVRWMYRKSPHLRKGRFTVVETSTLMKAVQRYGTDFPKISSAVMPHRTSIQLQQRYRTVLEKCSNLWTVNDDVALINLYIKYNNNWSKIATYFSDKSRTQVRHRYTALLKYVQKGVSLESIPRPYIMFPGRKISINNKNKMSSSMLKMHNKLAYRKYLQDRQQHTVQIYDIQLRLYETFCLPLSIKCNNSEELDDTEQLARDTKKLYNTLTLLNANLDMPDLNFLNYVQLNNREKQYLVSLKEHMNMVNNRLQNDELIEKFRTQMFGQSEDSENDFFIPPLPFEGYVRTLKTKKSKIKNTSIDYDLGFNEKFLIDIPTHFSVTNSILPFLSVEEEMQFYKFGQFLISDYHDCDQQDVDLYKSLKCIFSFAKESPSSKASPECSRPNASLEDHEQSNKSKETTSVNEDAEKGDTSNVILPNQATLLGWKNLLLWKLLYDYQNESGQQYEFGNEQNPEPTTTNSRPAQTESAEYQLLRTRLLQLFKFPISLSNTILQVQGPETIFVAKSTTKPTVVPTVSTVSRKRKHNSAKSVLSLQLNKNDSLDVPADSDSQLNSGVTTQKNFEVCSCRTTRKKYKITK